The following are encoded in a window of Pirellulales bacterium genomic DNA:
- a CDS encoding PVC-type heme-binding CxxCH protein, which translates to MGAWLASSSAISNLAFAAEPATSAERQSPLPPLEEAKQMRVPEGFHVSLFAGEPDLAQPIAFTTDDRGRVWVAECFSYPVWKPEGNDCVLCFSDPHDAGHFDGRTVVWDKANNLTGVELGFGGMWVCCAPKILFVPLDKEGTKLAGPPQTMLDGWSLKGIHNIVNCLMWGPDGWLYGCNGNSAPSRVGTADTPVAERTPMSSGVWRYHPTKHIFEVVARGMVNPWGLDYDDYGQMFATNCVLAHLWHIIPGAHFPRTRDAGEDPYAYEFIQATSDHLHWGGGDWTTSRGGKGIHSEAGGGHAHAGAMVYLADNWPEKYRGSIFMCNIHGNRVNNDLLERRGSGYVGRHGKDFLLSGDTWFRGLNLKYGPDGAVYLSDWCDSGECHNFAKTDRSNGRIYKIAYGAPAAPPVDLDLSKLSDAELVRMQTSSNDWYVRHARRILQERFAAGRDMSQVHKALTTMFTVETSVPHILRALWGLHVTGGDSQAFLLGQLHHESEYIRGWAVQFLLEDKNPSAAVQQELAQLAEIEPSPFVRLNLASGLQRMPLGERWSIAGSLASHAEDADDHNLPLMLWYGVEPAAAADPAAGLAFAAKCKLSKVRRFVARRIGDAPLIVKTLATICGKQSPDPAAEFDLLAGLHDALRGRRHEPLPAGWAEVYAKLLQSPAANVRAEADVLALVFGDAAAADALRRVAADPTADIERRQEALAALVEVRAPNMAGILQKLVDESAMRVHALQGLAAYDDPQTAQVILRIYPRLDAAEKHDAIETLASRPAYAIALLDAVEQHEIPAADISVFTARQLREFKDRKISDKLAKVWGNVRESSADKKEQLDHYKSMLTPEFLKHADVSHGRLLFSHTCMQCHTLYGIGGKIGPDLTGSNRDHVDYVLQQVIDPSAAVPKEYQMQMILLKDGRLLNGIIRERTARSIVVQTDTQRIALATEDIDQIKPSKMSMMPERQFDKLKPEEIRDLLGYLATHSQVPLPPGAQ; encoded by the coding sequence GTGGGCGCATGGCTAGCCTCGTCGAGCGCGATTTCAAATCTCGCATTCGCCGCGGAACCAGCGACTTCGGCCGAGCGCCAATCGCCGCTGCCGCCGCTTGAAGAAGCGAAGCAAATGCGCGTGCCCGAGGGGTTCCACGTTTCGCTGTTTGCGGGCGAGCCGGATCTCGCCCAGCCGATCGCGTTTACGACCGACGATCGCGGCCGGGTTTGGGTGGCCGAGTGTTTTTCGTATCCCGTTTGGAAGCCGGAAGGCAACGACTGCGTGCTGTGCTTCAGCGATCCGCACGACGCGGGCCATTTCGACGGCCGCACCGTCGTTTGGGACAAGGCCAACAATCTCACCGGCGTCGAACTCGGATTCGGCGGAATGTGGGTCTGCTGCGCGCCGAAGATTCTCTTTGTTCCGCTCGACAAAGAGGGCACCAAGCTCGCCGGGCCACCGCAAACGATGCTCGACGGCTGGTCGCTCAAGGGGATACATAACATCGTGAACTGCTTGATGTGGGGCCCCGACGGCTGGCTCTACGGTTGCAACGGCAATAGCGCCCCGTCGCGCGTGGGCACGGCCGATACGCCGGTTGCCGAGCGCACGCCGATGAGTTCCGGCGTGTGGCGCTATCATCCGACCAAGCACATTTTCGAAGTCGTCGCCCGCGGCATGGTCAATCCGTGGGGCTTGGACTACGACGACTATGGCCAGATGTTCGCGACGAATTGCGTGCTGGCCCATCTGTGGCACATCATTCCCGGCGCCCATTTTCCCCGCACTCGCGACGCCGGCGAAGACCCCTACGCCTACGAATTCATCCAGGCCACGAGCGACCATCTCCACTGGGGCGGCGGCGATTGGACCACCTCGCGCGGCGGCAAGGGGATCCACAGCGAAGCCGGCGGCGGGCATGCCCATGCCGGCGCGATGGTCTATCTGGCCGATAATTGGCCAGAGAAATACCGTGGCTCGATCTTCATGTGCAATATCCACGGCAACCGCGTGAACAACGATCTGCTCGAACGCCGCGGCTCGGGCTACGTCGGCCGGCATGGCAAAGATTTTCTTTTGTCCGGCGACACTTGGTTTCGCGGCCTGAATCTGAAATATGGCCCCGACGGCGCCGTGTATTTGAGCGATTGGTGCGACAGCGGCGAATGCCATAATTTTGCCAAAACCGACCGCAGCAATGGCCGGATCTACAAGATCGCTTACGGCGCTCCCGCGGCGCCGCCTGTCGATCTCGATCTCTCCAAGCTGAGCGACGCGGAATTGGTCCGAATGCAAACTAGTTCGAACGATTGGTACGTTCGCCATGCGCGGCGGATTCTGCAAGAGCGCTTCGCCGCCGGCCGCGATATGAGCCAAGTGCACAAAGCGCTGACGACGATGTTCACCGTCGAAACTTCGGTGCCGCACATCCTGCGCGCCCTGTGGGGCTTGCATGTCACCGGCGGCGATTCACAGGCCTTCTTGCTCGGGCAGTTGCACCACGAAAGCGAATACATCCGCGGCTGGGCCGTGCAATTCTTGCTGGAGGACAAAAATCCGAGCGCTGCAGTGCAACAGGAATTGGCCCAATTGGCCGAGATCGAACCGTCGCCATTCGTGCGGCTGAATCTGGCGTCGGGCTTGCAGCGGATGCCGCTCGGCGAGCGATGGTCGATCGCCGGAAGCTTGGCGTCGCATGCCGAAGATGCCGACGACCACAATCTGCCGCTGATGCTGTGGTATGGCGTCGAGCCCGCGGCGGCGGCCGATCCGGCCGCGGGGCTGGCGTTTGCCGCGAAGTGCAAGCTGTCGAAAGTGCGGCGATTCGTCGCTCGGCGCATCGGCGATGCGCCGCTGATCGTCAAAACATTGGCGACCATTTGCGGCAAGCAATCGCCGGATCCCGCCGCGGAATTCGATCTGCTGGCCGGGTTGCACGACGCGCTTCGCGGCCGCCGGCACGAACCGCTGCCGGCCGGTTGGGCCGAGGTTTATGCCAAGCTATTGCAAAGCCCGGCGGCCAATGTTCGCGCGGAAGCCGATGTGTTGGCGCTCGTGTTTGGCGACGCGGCAGCGGCCGATGCGCTGCGCCGCGTTGCAGCCGATCCGACGGCCGACATCGAGCGGCGACAAGAAGCCCTTGCGGCCCTGGTCGAGGTCCGGGCGCCAAACATGGCGGGCATACTGCAAAAGCTCGTCGACGAATCCGCCATGCGCGTCCATGCGTTGCAGGGCTTGGCGGCCTACGACGATCCGCAAACGGCACAAGTGATCTTGCGCATCTATCCGCGATTGGATGCCGCCGAAAAGCACGATGCAATCGAAACGCTCGCCTCGCGTCCGGCCTATGCGATCGCCCTGTTGGATGCCGTCGAGCAACATGAAATCCCCGCGGCCGACATCTCGGTTTTCACGGCCCGGCAACTTCGCGAATTCAAGGATCGCAAGATCAGCGATAAATTGGCCAAAGTGTGGGGCAATGTGCGCGAATCGTCGGCCGACAAGAAAGAACAGTTGGATCACTACAAATCGATGCTTACTCCTGAATTTCTGAAGCACGCCGACGTGTCGCACGGCCGGTTGCTGTTCAGCCACACCTGCATGCAATGCCACACGCTCTATGGAATCGGCGGCAAAATCGGGCCCGACCTCACCGGCTCGAATCGCGATCATGTCGACTACGTGCTGCAGCAAGTGATCGACCCGAGCGCGGCGGTGCCCAAAGAGTATCAGATGCAGATGATCTTGCTGAAAGACGGCCGGCTGCTGAACGGCATCATCCGCGAGCGGACCGCCCGCTCCATCGTCGTGCAAACCGACACGCAGCGTATCGCACTGGCCACCGAGGATATCGATCAGATCAAGCCGTCGAAGATGTCGATGATGCCCGAACGGCAATTCGACAAGCTAAAGCCGGAAGAAATCCGCGATCTGCTGGGCTATCTCGCAACGCACAGCCAAGTGCCGCTGCCGCCAGGGGCGCAATAA
- a CDS encoding acyl-CoA thioesterase, whose product MTPITLTHRLVLPADANHHGTLYAGSLLRIALEAAYATASRFIGPEANILLRRVLSLECYRPVPVGTLIEIRGTVLHFTRAYMVTALVGSPLAGQKNAWMDGLMGFVQVDEAGRAAEFPIEAEISPPDSSWESLRGRMQKLLRIRGRNGVD is encoded by the coding sequence GTGACGCCGATCACATTGACACATCGACTCGTGCTTCCCGCGGATGCGAACCACCATGGCACGCTGTACGCCGGTTCTCTTCTTCGGATCGCGCTCGAGGCGGCTTATGCCACGGCCTCGCGATTTATCGGCCCCGAGGCAAATATCCTGCTGCGGCGCGTGCTGAGCCTCGAATGCTACCGCCCGGTGCCGGTCGGAACGCTCATCGAAATTCGGGGCACGGTGCTGCACTTTACGCGGGCTTACATGGTGACGGCGCTTGTGGGATCGCCTCTGGCTGGCCAGAAAAACGCTTGGATGGACGGGCTTATGGGCTTCGTGCAGGTCGACGAGGCCGGGCGGGCCGCGGAGTTTCCCATTGAGGCGGAAATCTCGCCTCCAGACTCCTCGTGGGAGAGCCTCCGCGGACGGATGCAGAAGCTGTTGCGCATCCGCGGCCGGAATGGCGTCGATTAG
- a CDS encoding ECF-type sigma factor: MPASDEVTLWIGKLSDGNSQAAQAIWNQYFERLTHFARKKFERLPCRVADEEDVALSALNSLCRGAAAGRFPQLADRQDLWRLLVTIAARKVYGQMRRQRAGKRGGGKVRGESVFMQADGDDDAPGIEQALGREPSPELANMVAEDCQRLLDSLEDATLRQIALLKLEGYTNEEISTRLECVPRTVERKLERIREKWAKDQTA, translated from the coding sequence ATGCCTGCTTCCGACGAAGTGACCCTCTGGATCGGCAAGCTTAGCGACGGCAACAGCCAAGCTGCGCAGGCGATTTGGAACCAATATTTCGAGCGGCTGACGCATTTCGCCCGCAAAAAATTCGAGCGGTTGCCGTGTCGTGTGGCCGACGAGGAAGATGTGGCCCTCAGCGCTCTGAATAGTCTTTGCCGCGGGGCCGCGGCGGGCCGGTTTCCGCAACTCGCGGATCGGCAGGATCTCTGGCGGCTGTTGGTTACGATCGCGGCCCGAAAAGTGTACGGCCAGATGCGTCGCCAACGGGCCGGAAAACGGGGCGGCGGCAAGGTGCGCGGCGAATCGGTTTTCATGCAAGCGGATGGCGACGATGATGCCCCAGGAATCGAACAAGCCTTGGGCCGCGAGCCGTCACCCGAATTGGCTAACATGGTGGCCGAAGATTGCCAGCGCCTTTTGGACAGTCTGGAAGACGCGACCCTCCGCCAGATCGCGCTCTTGAAGCTCGAAGGCTACACGAACGAAGAAATCTCGACCCGGCTGGAGTGCGTACCGCGAACTGTCGAACGCAAACTCGAACGCATCCGCGAAAAATGGGCAAAAGACCAAACGGCCTGA
- a CDS encoding protein kinase encodes MSDERQRPTVATEQSIGEQSIEGVLDDICDRFEAACKSPAPPRLEDFVGRIPLSAADRGFRELLELELAYRRRAGETPAAEEYRTRFPDHAATIEDLFQAIPTQAAPARGPGSRPTVASPFADTIPARMADSFSDVVPADSQPGGTVGSEKRTVGTPTSSGMRFRVIRKHARGGLGEVFVAEDQELHREVALKQIQSQYADDVDSRSRFVLEAEVTGALEHPGIVPVYGLGIYPDGRPFYAMRFIRGDSLKDAIDAFHDIDTGPHGPGARELELRKLLGRFVDVCDAIEYAHSRGIVHRDLKPGNIMLGNFGETLVVDWGLAKQINQPEPNGASVKPATETRPMLLSGTAATRMGSAVGTPQYMSPEQAAGRLDLIGPRSDVYSLGATLYCLLTGKAPLSDNPGMDLTELLRRVKHGEIPPARAVYAGVPKGLNAICHKAMALRPEDRYPSARQLADDLEHWLADEPISAQPDTRTQLVARWIRRHRGLALATAIALLVVSLVSVVATVLVNHQREIADRLAVEKGELAEKEKAARSLAEEGFHEARGAVDDLFTKVSEDTLLNQPGMQGLRKDLLQKTLAYYERFLQQRADDPAVQDELSVDFYRAGKIIEDLDSPDKAIAYYQQARRLQEQLLAKLPGDLGRLNALGDTYNALGGALKKGQRHEDSLDMLEKAREIRQKLVALAPQDLGYERALANTIMNIGQVDGALNRFDEALKQLNAAQQIRRAHLADSGDTSKLHRDLAMGSYTLGVQELRLRHGDAARNDFADAIAELRQLIERDPRDLTLQYLLATCYRLAGDSVSQTAPNSAVQSYQQSLKAFTELVERNPDVSEYQSALAGVCMNMAARQHGAESLPSFEHARQILAELAKKYPENPRFMRDLAFTLQAMASRQIETGQFAAARAELESARSLLGEYVLAHPDDRDVRQKLDEAEASLKQLNGQHPSPPPAHQ; translated from the coding sequence ATGAGCGATGAGCGGCAGCGGCCGACCGTCGCCACCGAACAATCGATCGGCGAGCAATCGATCGAGGGCGTGCTGGACGATATTTGCGATCGTTTCGAGGCGGCCTGCAAAAGCCCGGCGCCCCCCCGGCTCGAAGATTTTGTCGGCCGGATCCCTTTGTCGGCCGCCGATCGCGGATTTCGCGAACTACTCGAATTGGAGCTCGCCTATCGACGCCGGGCCGGTGAAACGCCGGCCGCCGAGGAATATCGCACTCGCTTTCCGGACCACGCCGCCACGATCGAAGACCTCTTTCAAGCCATCCCGACGCAAGCCGCTCCGGCCCGCGGGCCGGGCTCACGGCCGACCGTTGCCTCCCCCTTTGCCGATACGATTCCCGCGCGAATGGCGGACAGCTTTAGCGATGTTGTTCCGGCCGATTCTCAGCCGGGCGGCACCGTCGGTTCCGAAAAGCGAACCGTCGGCACGCCGACTTCATCCGGCATGCGGTTTCGCGTGATCCGCAAGCACGCTCGTGGAGGGCTGGGCGAAGTTTTTGTTGCCGAGGACCAAGAGCTCCATCGCGAGGTGGCGTTAAAGCAAATTCAATCGCAATATGCCGACGACGTCGATAGCCGCTCGCGGTTCGTACTCGAAGCCGAGGTGACCGGAGCGCTGGAACATCCCGGAATTGTTCCCGTTTACGGCCTGGGCATATATCCCGATGGTCGCCCGTTCTACGCAATGCGGTTCATCCGCGGCGATAGCCTGAAAGACGCCATCGACGCCTTTCATGATATCGACACCGGCCCGCACGGCCCCGGGGCGCGGGAACTGGAATTGCGGAAGCTGTTGGGTCGATTCGTCGACGTTTGCGATGCGATCGAATACGCACATAGCCGTGGGATCGTCCACCGCGATTTGAAGCCCGGCAATATCATGCTCGGCAATTTCGGGGAAACGCTCGTCGTCGATTGGGGGCTGGCGAAGCAAATCAATCAGCCGGAGCCGAACGGGGCAAGCGTGAAGCCCGCGACCGAAACGAGGCCGATGCTGCTCAGCGGAACGGCTGCCACGCGAATGGGCTCGGCCGTCGGCACGCCGCAATACATGAGCCCCGAACAAGCCGCGGGCCGGCTGGATCTGATCGGCCCGCGCAGCGACGTTTATAGTCTTGGCGCGACGTTGTATTGCCTGCTCACCGGCAAGGCGCCGCTGTCGGATAATCCTGGCATGGATCTGACGGAATTGCTGCGCCGCGTCAAGCACGGAGAAATTCCGCCGGCGCGAGCCGTTTATGCCGGCGTTCCCAAGGGACTGAATGCGATCTGCCACAAGGCGATGGCCCTTCGGCCGGAAGATCGCTATCCGTCGGCCCGGCAATTGGCCGACGACCTCGAGCATTGGCTCGCCGACGAACCGATTTCGGCCCAGCCCGACACGCGCACGCAGTTGGTGGCGCGGTGGATACGCCGCCATCGCGGGCTGGCGCTTGCGACCGCGATCGCGCTGTTGGTCGTCAGCCTGGTGTCGGTCGTGGCGACGGTGCTGGTGAACCATCAGCGAGAGATTGCCGATCGGCTAGCCGTCGAGAAAGGCGAATTGGCGGAAAAAGAGAAGGCGGCGAGGTCGCTGGCCGAAGAAGGATTTCACGAAGCCCGGGGCGCGGTTGACGATTTGTTTACGAAAGTGAGCGAAGACACGCTGCTCAACCAGCCCGGCATGCAAGGCCTTCGCAAAGATCTCCTGCAAAAAACGCTCGCCTATTACGAGCGATTTCTGCAGCAGCGGGCCGACGATCCGGCGGTGCAAGATGAATTGAGCGTCGATTTTTATCGCGCGGGCAAAATCATCGAAGACCTCGATTCGCCGGATAAGGCGATCGCCTATTACCAGCAGGCCCGGCGTCTCCAGGAACAATTGCTGGCGAAATTGCCGGGCGATCTCGGGCGGCTCAATGCTCTCGGCGACACCTATAATGCGCTGGGCGGCGCGCTGAAAAAGGGACAACGCCACGAAGATTCGCTCGATATGCTGGAAAAGGCGAGGGAAATCCGCCAAAAACTGGTCGCACTCGCCCCGCAAGATCTCGGCTACGAACGGGCCTTGGCCAACACGATCATGAACATCGGCCAGGTCGACGGCGCTCTGAATCGCTTCGACGAAGCACTCAAACAATTGAATGCCGCCCAGCAAATTCGCCGCGCCCATCTGGCCGACAGCGGCGACACGTCGAAACTCCATCGCGATCTGGCGATGGGATCGTATACCCTCGGCGTGCAAGAATTGCGGCTCCGTCATGGCGATGCAGCCCGTAACGATTTCGCCGATGCGATCGCCGAGTTGCGGCAGTTGATCGAGCGCGACCCGCGCGATCTTACGCTGCAATATCTATTGGCCACGTGTTATCGGCTGGCGGGTGACAGCGTCAGCCAAACGGCGCCTAACTCGGCGGTGCAATCGTATCAGCAATCGCTGAAGGCCTTCACGGAGCTGGTGGAGCGTAACCCCGACGTTTCGGAATATCAGTCCGCGCTCGCCGGCGTTTGCATGAATATGGCCGCGCGGCAGCATGGCGCGGAATCGCTGCCATCATTCGAGCATGCCCGGCAGATTTTGGCGGAATTGGCAAAGAAATATCCGGAAAATCCGCGATTCATGCGCGACCTCGCGTTCACGTTGCAGGCGATGGCGAGTCGCCAGATCGAAACGGGGCAATTCGCGGCAGCACGAGCGGAATTGGAATCCGCGCGGAGCTTGCTCGGGGAGTACGTTCTTGCCCATCCCGACGACCGCGACGTGCGTCAAAAACTGGACGAAGCCGAGGCAAGCCTCAAGCAATTGAATGGACAGCATCCGTCGCCGCCGCCCGCGCACCAATAG
- a CDS encoding phosphoribosylaminoimidazolesuccinocarboxamide synthase, translating into MQTPLLQSALDRWPVHRGKVRDIYDLGDRLLLVATDRISAFDWVLPTGIPDKGRVLTQTSLFWLEQLDEPNHLLSADVADFDLPPDADPDQFAGRSMLVRKAKVVPIECVVRGYLSGSGWKEYRQSGEVCGVKLPAGLVESDRLPEPIFTPATKEETGHDINISLERMRELVGQSVADELCRRSLDLYSRGAEYARGRGIIIADTKFEWGTFDGELILIDEVLTPDSSRFWPTESYSPGRGQPSYDKQYVRDWLETAGWDKNSPPPALPADVVRRTREKYIEAYEQLTGGQFAWT; encoded by the coding sequence ATGCAAACACCTCTGCTGCAATCCGCATTGGATCGCTGGCCTGTCCATCGAGGCAAGGTCCGCGATATTTACGATCTCGGCGACCGGCTGCTTTTGGTTGCGACCGATCGCATCAGTGCGTTCGACTGGGTCTTGCCGACCGGTATTCCCGACAAAGGGCGAGTGCTGACGCAAACCAGCCTATTCTGGCTCGAACAGCTCGACGAACCGAATCATCTTCTCTCGGCCGACGTCGCCGACTTCGATCTGCCGCCGGATGCGGATCCCGATCAGTTCGCCGGCCGGAGCATGTTGGTGCGCAAAGCGAAGGTCGTGCCGATCGAATGCGTCGTGCGCGGCTATTTGTCGGGCTCGGGATGGAAAGAATATCGCCAGTCGGGCGAGGTGTGCGGCGTGAAGTTGCCGGCTGGCCTAGTCGAAAGCGATCGCTTGCCCGAGCCGATTTTCACTCCCGCCACCAAGGAAGAAACCGGCCACGACATCAACATTTCGCTCGAGCGGATGCGCGAGTTGGTGGGCCAATCGGTCGCCGACGAACTGTGCCGCCGCAGCTTGGATCTCTATTCGCGCGGAGCGGAGTATGCCCGCGGCCGCGGCATCATCATCGCCGACACGAAATTCGAATGGGGCACCTTCGACGGCGAGTTGATCTTGATCGACGAGGTGCTGACCCCAGATAGCTCGCGGTTCTGGCCGACCGAATCGTATTCTCCCGGCCGCGGACAACCGTCCTACGACAAGCAATACGTTCGCGATTGGCTCGAAACGGCCGGCTGGGACAAGAACAGTCCGCCTCCCGCGCTTCCCGCAGATGTCGTGCGTCGCACGCGCGAAAAATACATCGAAGCTTACGAGCAGCTCACCGGCGGCCAGTTCGCTTGGACCTAG
- a CDS encoding HD domain-containing protein: protein MSAIRDLPEIAGLTSRRSMVRIPPEVDVPLTPRVRRLIDTPAFRRLARISQLGLVSLVYPAAIHTRLEHSLGVYRLGLLYLQQLSHDRRFAAAIAPADAELFLAAALLHDIGHWPFCHPIEDIRLPGVPRHEQLAASFLAGSEIADLLRSDWRIEPGQLIALLSHSPSDIRGRILHSMLSGPIDVDKMDYLARDSLHAGVPYGRNFDQQRLIGSLCLNGTGDGLAISDKGKTAAEMMVFARYVMFSEVYWHHGVRAATAMLQRAFFLLRERLDLERLFRLTEAAWIAEIQQAADSSPAAELLDGLFGPARRLYKRLGHFSFFEQPEIYGRMARQPYPWLAACSAHFARLAAEAVGQTIAPHEILFDAPPIEREVEFNVEIHFAKDDHYRRLDAVSPVVRTLAKEQFDDYVKQVRLFAHPRIAAILKRSKVTELMVVAIDETEAAAGSGSAGK from the coding sequence ATGTCTGCGATTCGCGACCTGCCCGAGATTGCCGGCCTCACATCGCGTCGGAGCATGGTGCGGATTCCGCCGGAGGTGGATGTGCCGCTTACGCCGCGCGTCCGCCGGCTGATCGACACGCCGGCCTTCCGCCGCTTGGCCCGGATCAGCCAATTGGGGCTTGTGTCGCTCGTTTACCCCGCGGCAATTCATACGCGGCTTGAACATTCGCTGGGCGTTTACCGCTTGGGGCTGCTCTATTTGCAACAGCTTTCACATGATCGGCGCTTTGCGGCCGCCATCGCTCCGGCCGATGCCGAGCTATTTCTCGCTGCCGCATTGCTCCACGACATCGGCCATTGGCCGTTCTGCCATCCGATCGAAGACATCCGCTTGCCTGGCGTGCCGCGGCACGAACAACTGGCCGCAAGCTTTTTGGCCGGCAGCGAAATTGCCGACCTATTGCGGAGCGATTGGCGAATCGAGCCCGGGCAATTGATCGCCCTGTTGTCACACTCCCCCAGCGATATTCGCGGACGAATTTTGCACAGCATGCTTTCGGGCCCTATCGACGTCGACAAAATGGACTACTTGGCCCGCGATAGCCTCCATGCCGGCGTGCCCTACGGCCGCAATTTCGATCAGCAGCGGCTCATCGGCAGTTTGTGTCTCAATGGGACGGGCGATGGCCTCGCGATCTCCGACAAAGGCAAGACGGCCGCGGAGATGATGGTGTTTGCCCGCTATGTCATGTTCAGCGAAGTCTACTGGCACCACGGCGTGCGGGCGGCGACGGCCATGTTGCAACGGGCGTTTTTCCTGCTCCGCGAACGGCTCGATCTCGAGCGATTGTTCCGGCTGACCGAAGCGGCTTGGATCGCCGAGATCCAGCAGGCTGCAGACAGCTCGCCGGCGGCGGAATTGCTCGATGGATTGTTTGGCCCTGCTCGCCGGCTTTACAAACGGCTAGGCCATTTCAGCTTTTTCGAGCAACCGGAGATCTATGGCCGCATGGCCCGGCAGCCTTATCCTTGGCTCGCGGCCTGCTCCGCCCATTTCGCACGCTTGGCGGCTGAAGCCGTGGGCCAAACGATTGCCCCGCACGAAATCCTGTTCGACGCACCGCCGATCGAGCGCGAAGTCGAATTCAATGTCGAAATCCACTTTGCCAAGGACGACCACTACCGCCGGCTCGATGCCGTCTCGCCGGTGGTGCGAACGCTCGCTAAGGAACAGTTTGACGACTATGTCAAGCAAGTTCGCCTGTTCGCCCATCCGCGAATCGCTGCAATCCTGAAGCGATCGAAAGTTACGGAATTGATGGTTGTCGCGATCGACGAAACCGAAGCGGCGGCCGGCTCCGGCAGCGCCGGAAAATAA